A part of Paenibacillus sp. 481 genomic DNA contains:
- the rplD gene encoding 50S ribosomal protein L4, with protein sequence MPKVAVYNISGAQVGEIELADSVFGIEPNKHVLHDAVVMQLASMRQGTHKVKGRSEVRGGGRKPWKQKGTGRARQGSIRSPQWKGGGVVFGPTPRSYAYKLPKKVRRLAIKSALSAKVLENQIIVLDELAFNAPKTKEFAAVLNNLNVDRKALVVIPEYNDNVALSARNLPAVKLVAADGVNVYDVLRHQKLIITKDAVQKVEEVFA encoded by the coding sequence ATGCCTAAAGTAGCAGTATACAACATCAGTGGTGCGCAAGTCGGCGAGATCGAATTGGCTGACAGCGTGTTCGGTATTGAACCGAATAAGCACGTTCTTCATGATGCAGTTGTTATGCAGCTTGCATCTATGCGTCAAGGTACGCACAAAGTAAAAGGTCGTTCCGAAGTACGCGGCGGTGGCCGTAAACCTTGGAAACAAAAAGGCACAGGCCGTGCACGTCAAGGTTCTATTCGTTCGCCACAATGGAAAGGCGGCGGCGTAGTATTTGGACCTACACCACGTAGCTATGCTTACAAGCTTCCGAAGAAAGTTCGTCGTTTGGCAATTAAATCTGCACTTTCCGCGAAAGTGTTGGAAAATCAAATCATCGTTCTTGATGAGTTGGCATTTAACGCACCGAAGACGAAAGAATTTGCAGCTGTATTGAACAACTTGAATGTGGATCGCAAGGCTCTTGTCGTGATTCCTGAGTACAATGATAACGTAGCATTGTCCGCTCGCAACCTTCCAGCAGTTAAGCTGGTAGCAGCAGACGGTGTGAACGTATACGACGTTCTTCGTCATCAGAAGCTCATCATCACTAAAGATGCGGTTCAGAAGGTAGAGGAGGTGTTCGCATAA
- the rplW gene encoding 50S ribosomal protein L23, whose translation MKDPRDIIKRPVITERTADMMNDLKYVFEVDIRANKTEIKQAVEQIFKVKVANVNTLRVPAKPKRYGRHSGYTSEWKKAFVTLAKDSKPLEFFETV comes from the coding sequence ATGAAAGACCCTCGCGATATCATTAAGCGTCCCGTAATTACTGAGCGTACAGCTGACATGATGAACGATCTTAAATACGTATTTGAGGTTGACATCCGTGCTAATAAAACGGAAATCAAACAGGCTGTAGAGCAAATCTTTAAAGTTAAAGTAGCGAACGTGAACACACTTCGTGTTCCTGCTAAACCAAAACGTTACGGTCGCCACTCTGGCTACACGTCCGAATGGAAAAAAGCATTCGTAACATTGGCTAAAGATAGCAAACCGCTCGAATTCTTTGAGACGGTATAA
- the rplB gene encoding 50S ribosomal protein L2, which translates to MPIKKYKPTSPARRAMSVSTFEEITTSTPEKSLLAPLSKKAGRNNQGKITVRHHGGGHKRKYRIIDFKRNKDGIQGRVATVEYDPNRTSNIALINYADGEKRYIVAPKGLKVGDVIMSGPSADIKIGNALPLQNIPVGTVIHNIELKPGKGAQLVRAAGTEAQLLGKEERYVTIRLTSGEVRKVLSVCRATIGSVGNEDHELIKVGKAGRNRWLGKRPTVRGVVMNPVDHPHGGGEGRAPIGRKSPMSPWGKPTLGFKTRKKGKQSDKYIVRRRTK; encoded by the coding sequence GTGCCTATTAAAAAGTACAAACCGACATCCCCGGCTCGTCGTGCAATGAGCGTTTCGACGTTCGAAGAAATCACGACTAGCACGCCGGAGAAATCGTTGCTTGCACCTTTGAGCAAAAAAGCAGGCCGTAACAACCAAGGTAAAATTACGGTTCGTCACCATGGCGGCGGACACAAACGTAAATATCGTATCATCGACTTCAAACGTAACAAGGATGGCATTCAAGGCCGCGTTGCTACAGTTGAGTATGATCCGAACCGTACATCTAACATCGCATTAATTAACTATGCTGATGGAGAAAAGCGCTACATTGTCGCGCCTAAAGGTTTGAAAGTTGGCGACGTTATTATGTCTGGTCCGTCTGCGGACATCAAGATTGGTAATGCATTGCCGCTTCAAAACATTCCAGTAGGTACAGTTATCCACAACATCGAGTTGAAACCGGGTAAAGGTGCTCAGTTGGTTCGCGCCGCTGGTACGGAAGCGCAATTGCTTGGTAAAGAAGAGCGTTATGTAACAATTCGCTTGACTTCCGGCGAGGTTCGTAAAGTTCTAAGTGTTTGCCGTGCTACAATCGGTTCCGTTGGTAACGAAGACCACGAATTGATTAAAGTCGGTAAAGCAGGTCGTAACCGCTGGTTGGGCAAACGTCCTACTGTCCGCGGTGTAGTAATGAACCCTGTTGATCACCCACACGGTGGTGGTGAAGGTCGCGCTCCAATCGGTCGCAAATCACCTATGTCCCCTTGGGGCAAACCAACACTTGGCTTCAAAACGCGTAAAAAAGGTAAACAATCCGATAAATATATCGTTCGTCGTCGCACGAAGTAA
- the rpsS gene encoding 30S ribosomal protein S19 — protein MGRSLKKGPFIDGHLMKKVEVLNESNKKVVIKTWSRRSTIFPQFIGHTFAVYDGRKHVPVYVTEDMVGHKLGEFAPTRTYKGHSDDDKKTRR, from the coding sequence ATGGGTCGCAGTTTGAAAAAAGGACCATTCATCGATGGTCACTTGATGAAGAAAGTAGAAGTGTTGAACGAGTCGAACAAGAAGGTTGTTATCAAAACTTGGTCTCGCCGTTCTACAATTTTCCCTCAATTCATCGGTCACACATTTGCGGTATATGATGGTCGTAAACACGTGCCTGTGTACGTAACGGAAGATATGGTTGGACATAAGCTCGGCGAATTCGCTCCAACACGTACGTACAAAGGTCACTCGGACGACGATAAGAAAACGAGACGTTAA
- the rplV gene encoding 50S ribosomal protein L22, protein MQAKAHANNIRIAPRKIKLVIDLIRGKQVGEAIAILRHTPKSASPVVEKLLNSAIANAEHNYQMDVNKLVIEQVFANQGPTLKRFRPRAMGRASRINKRTSHITLVVSEK, encoded by the coding sequence ATGCAAGCGAAAGCACATGCGAATAACATTCGCATCGCTCCACGTAAAATCAAGCTCGTTATCGACTTGATCCGTGGCAAGCAAGTGGGCGAAGCAATCGCGATTTTGCGCCACACGCCTAAATCGGCGTCCCCAGTGGTTGAGAAATTGTTGAATTCGGCGATTGCCAATGCAGAGCATAACTACCAAATGGACGTGAACAAGCTCGTTATTGAGCAAGTATTCGCGAACCAAGGACCAACATTGAAACGTTTCCGTCCGCGCGCAATGGGACGTGCAAGCCGTATCAATAAGAGAACAAGCCACATCACGCTCGTGGTATCCGAGAAATAA
- the rpsC gene encoding 30S ribosomal protein S3, protein MGQKVNPVGLRVGIIRDWESKWYAEKDFGALLIEDVKIREFIKNKLKDSAVSRIEIERAANRVNVTIHTAKPGMVIGKGGSEVEALRREVTKISNGKKVHINISEIKTPDLDAILVAESIAQQLERRVSFRRALKQAIQRSMRSGAKGIKTAVSGRLGGAEIARSEGYSEGTVPLHTLRADIDYGTAEAHTTYGRIGVKVWIYRGEVLPTAKKKAVEEGGN, encoded by the coding sequence GTGGGTCAGAAGGTAAATCCAGTCGGACTTCGTGTCGGTATTATCCGTGATTGGGAATCCAAGTGGTACGCTGAGAAAGATTTCGGCGCATTGCTGATCGAAGACGTAAAGATTCGTGAATTCATTAAGAACAAACTTAAAGATTCTGCAGTATCTCGCATCGAAATCGAGCGTGCTGCAAACCGCGTAAACGTTACGATTCATACTGCTAAGCCAGGTATGGTAATCGGTAAAGGCGGTTCCGAAGTTGAAGCTCTTCGTCGTGAGGTTACTAAAATCTCTAACGGCAAAAAAGTGCACATCAACATCTCGGAAATCAAAACTCCAGACTTGGATGCAATCCTCGTTGCTGAGAGCATTGCACAACAACTGGAGCGCCGCGTATCTTTCCGCCGCGCTTTGAAACAAGCGATCCAACGCTCTATGCGTTCTGGAGCGAAAGGTATTAAAACAGCGGTTAGCGGTCGTTTGGGCGGAGCAGAAATCGCTCGTTCGGAAGGTTATAGCGAAGGAACAGTGCCACTTCATACGCTTCGCGCTGACATCGACTACGGCACAGCTGAAGCTCATACAACTTACGGCCGTATCGGCGTAAAAGTATGGATTTATCGTGGAGAGGTACTTCCTACGGCTAAGAAAAAGGCTGTTGAGGAAGGAGGCAACTAA
- the rplP gene encoding 50S ribosomal protein L16, with amino-acid sequence MLVPKRVKHRKQQRGNMKGRAKGGTTVNFGEYGLQAMEPTWITNRQIEAARIAMTRYIKRGGKVWIKIFPDKPITAKPLEVRMGSGKGNVEKWVAVVKPGKIMFELSGVPEEVAREAMRLAAHKLPIKTKFVKREEMGGEANEG; translated from the coding sequence ATGTTGGTACCTAAACGTGTAAAACACCGTAAACAACAACGTGGTAACATGAAAGGTCGCGCAAAAGGCGGCACAACTGTTAACTTTGGTGAATACGGTTTGCAAGCAATGGAACCTACTTGGATCACGAATCGTCAAATCGAGGCAGCTCGTATTGCGATGACACGTTACATCAAACGTGGTGGTAAAGTATGGATTAAGATTTTCCCAGACAAACCGATTACGGCTAAGCCGCTTGAAGTTCGTATGGGTAGCGGTAAAGGTAACGTTGAGAAGTGGGTGGCTGTAGTTAAGCCAGGCAAGATTATGTTTGAGCTTTCTGGTGTACCTGAAGAGGTAGCACGCGAAGCAATGCGTCTTGCTGCTCACAAGCTTCCAATCAAAACGAAGTTCGTGAAACGCGAAGAAATGGGTGGTGAAGCAAATGAAGGCTAG
- the rpmC gene encoding 50S ribosomal protein L29 — protein MKASEFRNLTTAELELKIAGFKEELFNLRFQLATGQLDNPTRIRDVRKAIARAKTVLRQRELGITS, from the coding sequence ATGAAGGCTAGTGAATTCCGCAACTTGACCACTGCTGAACTCGAACTGAAGATTGCAGGATTCAAGGAAGAACTTTTCAACCTCCGTTTCCAATTGGCTACTGGCCAGCTTGACAACCCAACACGTATTCGCGACGTACGTAAGGCAATTGCTCGTGCGAAAACGGTTCTGCGTCAAAGAGAACTGGGTATTACTAGCTAA
- the rpsQ gene encoding 30S ribosomal protein S17, which produces MSEQRNARKVQVGKVVSDKMDKTIVVAVETYKKHDLYHKRIKYTKKFKAHDENNEAKIGDTVKIMETRPLSKDKRWRLVEVVEKAVLV; this is translated from the coding sequence ATGAGTGAACAACGTAACGCTCGTAAAGTGCAAGTCGGTAAAGTCGTCAGCGATAAAATGGACAAAACTATCGTAGTTGCAGTGGAAACATACAAAAAGCATGATTTGTACCACAAACGCATCAAGTACACGAAGAAGTTCAAAGCTCACGATGAGAACAACGAAGCTAAGATCGGTGATACAGTTAAAATCATGGAGACGCGTCCGTTGTCGAAAGACAAGCGCTGGAGACTCGTTGAAGTGGTAGAAAAAGCGGTACTCGTTTAA
- the rplN gene encoding 50S ribosomal protein L14, giving the protein MIQPFTRLKVADNSGAKELMCIRVLGGTGRRVGHIGDLIVCSVKQATPGGVVKKGDVVKAVIVRTKRSVRRKDGSYIAFDENAAVIVKEDKGPRGTRIFGPVARELREKDFMKIVSLAPEVI; this is encoded by the coding sequence ATGATTCAACCATTTACTCGATTAAAAGTGGCAGACAACTCTGGTGCGAAAGAATTGATGTGCATCCGCGTTTTGGGCGGTACTGGTCGTCGCGTAGGTCACATCGGTGATTTAATCGTTTGCTCCGTGAAACAAGCAACACCAGGCGGCGTTGTCAAAAAGGGTGACGTTGTAAAGGCGGTTATCGTTCGTACAAAGCGTTCGGTACGTCGTAAAGACGGTTCCTACATCGCGTTTGACGAGAACGCAGCGGTTATCGTGAAAGAAGATAAGGGCCCACGCGGGACTCGTATTTTCGGACCTGTCGCTCGCGAACTTCGCGAAAAAGACTTCATGAAAATCGTTTCCCTGGCGCCGGAAGTTATCTAA
- the rplX gene encoding 50S ribosomal protein L24 translates to MPRMKKVLESHNNKLHVKKDDTVIVITGKDKGKKGRVIAAFPRENRVIVEGVNLVKKHQKPNAKNPQGGIVEQEAPVHVSNVMHVDPKSGKVTRIGYKVENGKKVRVAKRSGEIID, encoded by the coding sequence ATGCCACGAATGAAGAAAGTTCTTGAATCGCACAACAACAAGTTGCACGTGAAAAAGGATGACACTGTCATCGTAATCACGGGTAAAGATAAAGGTAAAAAAGGCCGCGTTATCGCTGCGTTCCCACGTGAAAACCGTGTAATCGTAGAAGGCGTTAACTTGGTTAAAAAACACCAGAAGCCTAACGCGAAAAACCCGCAAGGCGGTATCGTCGAGCAAGAAGCTCCGGTTCACGTTTCCAACGTAATGCACGTGGATCCGAAGTCGGGCAAAGTAACGCGCATCGGCTATAAAGTCGAGAACGGCAAAAAAGTGCGCGTCGCGAAACGCTCCGGCGAAATTATTGACTAA
- the rplE gene encoding 50S ribosomal protein L5 — protein sequence MAARMKERFLNEITPALMQKFNYTTVMQVPKVEKVVINMGMGEAVSNSKVLDVAVAELQLIAGQKPVITRAKKSIAGFKLREGMPIGVKVTLRGERMYHFLDKLFNVTLPRVRDFRGISNKAFDGRGNYTLGLKEQIIFPEIEYDKVDKVRGMDIVIVTTAKTDEESRELLTQLGMPFVK from the coding sequence ATGGCAGCTCGTATGAAAGAACGTTTCTTGAACGAAATTACTCCTGCTTTGATGCAGAAGTTCAACTATACAACGGTAATGCAAGTACCTAAAGTAGAAAAAGTCGTCATCAACATGGGTATGGGTGAGGCTGTTTCAAACTCTAAAGTATTGGACGTTGCAGTAGCCGAATTGCAATTGATCGCAGGTCAAAAGCCAGTAATCACGCGTGCTAAAAAATCCATCGCGGGCTTTAAGCTTCGTGAAGGAATGCCGATTGGTGTGAAAGTGACATTGCGCGGTGAGCGCATGTACCACTTCTTGGACAAATTGTTCAACGTTACGCTTCCACGTGTCCGCGACTTCCGCGGTATTTCGAACAAAGCGTTTGACGGCCGCGGTAACTATACGCTCGGATTGAAAGAGCAAATTATCTTCCCTGAAATCGAGTACGATAAGGTAGATAAAGTACGCGGTATGGATATCGTCATCGTAACGACGGCGAAAACGGACGAAGAGTCCCGCGAATTGTTGACGCAACTCGGCATGCCTTTCGTGAAGTAG
- a CDS encoding type Z 30S ribosomal protein S14 — protein sequence MAKTSMKVKQQRKPKFQVQAYTRCERCGRPHSVLRKFKICRICFRELAYKGQIPGVKKASW from the coding sequence GTGGCTAAGACTTCTATGAAAGTCAAGCAACAACGCAAGCCTAAGTTTCAAGTACAGGCGTACACACGCTGTGAGCGCTGTGGTCGTCCGCACTCTGTATTGCGTAAGTTTAAAATTTGCAGAATTTGCTTCCGCGAATTGGCATACAAAGGCCAGATTCCTGGCGTTAAAAAAGCTAGCTGGTAA